TGACCGATATGCACGGCAGGGAAATGCTGCGACAGAAACTACTCACGCTTCGCAACCAGATTGATCTGACGGCATTGCGCAGCGGAATTTATCTCTTGCAACTGGAAGGGAATAACTTCCGCCGCATCGAAAAGATCATTAAAAAATAGCGTAAATCATTTAAAAAGCCCTGGAGAAAATCCGGGGCTTTTTTTTTTGGGCGATTATCCATGAATGATTTTAGATTTATATTCATTTGAAAAATGACGAATCTTTACTTTTAACAAATTATTAACAATAATTTAGATACTTTAATAAATAAAACTTTTTGAAAACTTATGTAGTGCCTATCTTTGCCAAACATTTTATTTTATCATTTTAATCATTTTTTTAAACCTTAAATTTATTCGTTTATGTCAAAATCAATTGTTTACATTTTAGTAATGTTGTTCTTCTTTACCGGAGAAATTTGTTTTGGACAAGTAAAACCTGAAAAAGATCCGTCCCGGACGGATTATCCCATGTCTGAATCAGAAATGAATCAGCTTATTCAGAGCTACCAACCCCAAATTGGCCGCAGTTATCTACAAATGCCTGAGGATTTTAAAAATCGTGAAACTCAAAGGTCGCTGCTTGACAGCCGTGGTAATGAGTTTTGGCTCACATTCATGCGAAATCTTAACGGTGCTAATTCACGTTTTCTTGATCTTACTTGTGGAGAAGATGCTACTGGAACTATTTCAATTCCCGGGATTGCATTTAGCACTAATTTTACCATTTCTGCAAATACAGTTACCAGGATTAACATTCCTCTTGCAGCTGAAATCATAACTTCGGGAACCATTGATAATCTTGGCATTAAGGTCACCTCTGATAAGGAAATTACGGCCTATGGAGTTAGTGGAAATGAAGCATCTACGGATGGTTATCTGGGGTTGCCAGTTGACATACTTGGGAATCAATATCTTGTGATGACCTACCCAATCCTGACGTGGGGAGGATTTTTACCTCAGGAGGGTTGGGCTCCGCAGTTTGCTATCG
The window above is part of the Bacteroidales bacterium genome. Proteins encoded here:
- a CDS encoding IgGFc-binding protein, with translation MSKSIVYILVMLFFFTGEICFGQVKPEKDPSRTDYPMSESEMNQLIQSYQPQIGRSYLQMPEDFKNRETQRSLLDSRGNEFWLTFMRNLNGANSRFLDLTCGEDATGTISIPGIAFSTNFTISANTVTRINIPLAAEIITSGTIDNLGIKVTSDKEITAYGVSGNEASTDGYLGLPVDILGNQYLVMTYPILTWGGFLPQEGWAPQFAIVSPYDNNVVTITPKDMTVNGNPAGVPFSVTLNQGQTYLVRGRLNNSYNADQTGSIISSTLPVAVFSGSSCASVPQNFAACDHLISQIPPISTWGQTFVTRPLQTRFNGDTWRFLSSQNGTQLFLNGSLAATLNFGDFYETVLTVPTFVEASNPILTVQFSNSSSFDGVVSDPFMMIIPPFQQYLDSYTFATPVEGFTGHF